The following nucleotide sequence is from Arcobacter sp. LA11.
TTCTTGGTAGATTTCTTGTAACATTCTATATTCTCCTTAAGTGTGTTTTATTAGTTTTTTGTTGTTGTAAAATTTGAAATTGATTATACCATTATAAACTTTTATGAAAAGCTTTGTATTGAAAAAATTGTGATTAATATTTTGATTGTATGAAATTAATCTATGATATACACCATATTGTGTATATTCATAGATTGGAGTATTAGCAAGAAGTAATAAATACTTCATTTAATTTTTTAAAATTACTTACTTGCTGGTACTGCTGGAACTACAGGTGCAGTTGGTGCTACAGGTGCTGCATTCTCAACGGGAGTTGTAGGAATTAAACTATCAGTTTTAACGCTATCTACTGCACTTCCTAATTTTTCTTGATTATAAATATAACCTAGAGATATTGTGTTAACTACGAAAAGTAGTCCTAATGTCATTGTGGCTTTAGTTAAAAAGCTACCTGGACCTTTTGCTCCGAATACAGAGTCGTTACTTCCACTATAAGCTCCAAGCCCAATACTTGAACTTTTTTGTAGTAATACTGCGATTACAATTAGAACTGCTAAAATAACTTGTACTATTAAAAGTGTAGATGCCATGTTAATTTTCCTTTTAAAAAATGGTAGGTATTTTATCTAAAACTTATTAAAAAAAGGTTAAAATGATATTTATGTCTGTAAAAAACCAATTTTCAAAACATGCAAATGAATATAATAACTACAATATCATACAACAAATTGCTGCTAAAGCTTTAGTTCGTGATATAAAAAATAAACCAAAGAATATTTTAGAAATAGGTTGTGGTTCGGGACAAGTCTATAAATATATTTCATGGGACATAGAAAAATATAATGCAATTGATTTTTCCTCTTCAATGTGTGAAATTCATCCTAAAAATAAAAATCTTGAAGTTGATTGTTATGATTTTGATTCAAATGAATTTTACGATTTTTTAAAAGATAAGAAATTCGATATAGTTATTTCCTCTTCTGCTATGCAATGGTCAAAAGATTTAAAAAAACTAATATCTTCTTTAGCTAAAACTACAAATGAAATAAATGCAGTTCTATTTACTTCAAATACATTTAAAACAATTCAGACAATTACAAAATCTAATTCTCCTATACTTTCTACAGAAAAGATAAAAGAAGCTTTTTCTTCTTCTTATGAATGTGATTTTGAAGTGCATAACTATAATTTAGAATTTGAAAATAAGAAAAAACTATTTGATTATATAAAAAATTCTGGTGTAAGTGGTGGAAACTCTGCTTTAGATTTTAAAACAGCAAAAAAACTTTATAAAGAGTATAAATTAAATTATTTAGAATTTGAAGTAATTTTTGTTAAGACAATCTCTAAGCTATAAAGCTCATATCTTATATATTTAAAGTTTTCACTATCTTTAATAGATATTAGTTTACAAAACTCTTCAAGTACTCTTGAACTCTCTTGCGCTCTTTTAAAGTTAGCAATTAATAT
It contains:
- a CDS encoding methyltransferase domain-containing protein, with product MSVKNQFSKHANEYNNYNIIQQIAAKALVRDIKNKPKNILEIGCGSGQVYKYISWDIEKYNAIDFSSSMCEIHPKNKNLEVDCYDFDSNEFYDFLKDKKFDIVISSSAMQWSKDLKKLISSLAKTTNEINAVLFTSNTFKTIQTITKSNSPILSTEKIKEAFSSSYECDFEVHNYNLEFENKKKLFDYIKNSGVSGGNSALDFKTAKKLYKEYKLNYLEFEVIFVKTISKL
- the secG gene encoding preprotein translocase subunit SecG — its product is MASTLLIVQVILAVLIVIAVLLQKSSSIGLGAYSGSNDSVFGAKGPGSFLTKATMTLGLLFVVNTISLGYIYNQEKLGSAVDSVKTDSLIPTTPVENAAPVAPTAPVVPAVPASK